The stretch of DNA cttcgtacatcgtgtcgaagagcctactCAAGGTTTGGTGCTGCGTCGGATCGAACTCCCATAGagtgaaagcccgttgttgacacgggaggatccggcggacgagcatgacctggactatattgacaagcttgagccgcttgttcaccagggattggatgcatgtttgcagtccggtcacctcttcctcgttgccccacgacaggcccgtctcttttcaggacgtgagccgcgtagggggtccggatcggaactcgggggctgcgacccattcagggtcgcgcggctcagtgatgtaaaaccaccccgactaccaccccttcagggtttccacaaaagagccctcaagccagaggacgttggccatcttgcccgccatggcgcctccgcactccgcctggctgccgcgcaccaccttcggcttgacgttgaaagtcttgagccaaaggccgaaatgggggcggatgcggaggaaagcctcacacacgacgataaacgccgagatgttaaggacaaagttcggggccagatcatggaaatctaggccatggtagaacatgagcccccggacaaatgggtggagaggaaaacctagtccacggaggaaatgggggaggaatacaaccctctcatggggccttggggtggggagaagcttccccttttcgggaagccggtgcgcaatgtcattggacaagtatccggccttccttagctttttgacatggccctccgtaacggaggagaccatccacttgcctcccgctccggacatggctggagaagattgaggtgggaagtgcggacttgggcgctggagctcgggtgcacAGGAGATGGATGAgctgaggaggaagaaggcattggtaaaaaggtggatccttatccccttatatgggcggatgcggctatgcgtccccaccagcctgataaaactcgcttatctcccaagcgccgtgataaatggcgcggttgggttacccacgtccgtattgatgagaatcccgtaaaaaggggacacgatctctgctttgacaagacgtgccaaggaaaccgcctcgcaaaataCGCTGAGGTGGGggtaaaaacgattcgaataaaggcttggtcgtAGTGTGATGTCGCGCTAcgaaatacgtcagcagattagatttgtgttaatattattctctctatggcaatatgtggaaacttattttgcagagccggacactacccttagtgtttacaaacttttatgaagaaccTGGAAGatgaacccaccttgcaatgccgaagacaatctgcgcgccggactcgtcgtcattgaagcctagttcaggggctactgaggaagtcctggattagagggtgttcggatagccggactataccttcagccggactcctagaccatgaagatacaagattgaagacttcgtcccgtgtccggaggggactttccttggcatggaaggcaagcttggcgatgcggatattcagatctcctaccattgtaaccgactttgtgtaaccctaaccctatccggtgtctatataaactggagggttttagtccgtaggaccgaatccaacatacaacaatcataccataggctagcttctaaggtttagcctccttgatctcgtggtagatctactcttgtactacccatatcatcaatattaatcaagcaggacgtagggttttacctccatcaagagggcctgaacctgggtaaaatattgtgtccctcgtctcctgttaccatccgcctagacgcacagttcgggaccccctacccgagatccgccggttttgacaccgacagggagtGTGACTGGACTAGCCGATATACCTTGCAGAATAGACGTATTTAGTGGCTGGATAGAGAGCTTTCCTAAACATCAAAGGCAGGTGATAGCTGTGCGCATTGCGTCAGTTTTCTGGACTTTGTGAAAAGCCAGGACCTCTGCTACTTTTCATCATATTTACCCGCATGATCCTAGTGTTTTGTTCTATCAAGTTGCTTACTGGATCTCCTATTGGGCGGGCCTATAGAGAAGAGGAAAGCAATCGATCATGCAGGAGGTGGCGGCGCTGCTAATTGAGGTGGCGAATGGTTCTTTCAACAAGAGTAGAGGCTGGGCGCCGATGACGAGAAGGCTTGGAGTAGGGTAATTTTTAGTTTTTGCATTTATTTGGAGCTCGCTTTAGCCGGGACAGGCTGCTGGGGATGCTTTTTCTCGTTTTTTGCCGCGAAAATTGCAGGGCCCTTGCGTGGTATCCCTCTCTTTGCAAATGAGAAGTTAGTTGATGCCTCAgcatgttgctttgtgctcatcCTTTCGAATATTTAAAGACTTTGTTTATCGGTTTTCTTTCATTTAATGGAATGAAATTGGGGGCATGCCCCTCAATTCGTAAAAATACTTTTTAAAAGGTCAAAAGTTACAAACTTTGATCAAGTTTGTGGAGAAAAATATTGACATCTAAAATGCTCATATATAACTAGACTCATCATAAGTTGTAGCCTCATATGTTATATATTTAGAATTATAGATATAAATCATTTTCTCTATAAACCCGATCAAGGTTTGTAGATTTGACCTTTTAAAAagtctatatgcactacattatgtaAAAACATTAGTTTGGTGAATTCAATTGATTTGAGCCATTCAATCATCTATATCGAATGTCTCATGCTGCTCCAATTTGTAGCCATCACATCATGTATAAATTAGAAACATGTTAATTACATTGATCGTAATTTGAAAATAAAATTAATTGTATTAAACACAATTAATCTCGGATTCAACATTAATTGCAATTAATTTTGAAAATAATATTATTGTCAAACTAGACGGGAGTGCACATACACGAACACTAGTGCATGAAACAGATAAAGTCTTTGCTTTTCACGCAGACTATACATGACAACACCTATACTTGGTAGACCTATTGATTTGATATCGTGAATGTTGATGTTTTTTCTATAAACTTAATAAAACTTTGATTTTTTTAATGTAAGACAAACCTGAAATGGGAACTAAAATGAGACATATAGAACGGGGATCAAAAGAGGACCAGACCGCGCAGCATATCACGGGCCGACACCGCAGGAAACGGATTCAAAGCCATGCACGCACTCTGCTCTCTCAGCAGAGCAGCCGCACGCAGCTCTTCAGTTGGTGCTCTTGTCGCTGCCGCCTCTCTTCTCCTTGATGAGCTTCAGGAGGCTGggcatcatcttcttcttcctcttgatGGTGAACGACGGCGACTTGGGGTTCCAGTTCGCCGCGGACACCGACGACCGCCGACCCTTCGACCTCTTCGACGTCGCCGACACCCTGCTCGACCTCCGCCGCGGGTACGCGCACTGCAGGCCCACACTCTCCGCCGTCGCGTTCAGGTCGTACAGCTCCTGCTCCAGCGCCTTCTGCTCGCCCGCCGTCTTCTCCGCCTCCGACGCCACCTGCGCCTCCCTGGGGCCCATCTCCCTCATCTCCCGCTCCGCCGCCTCGGCCCGCATCGCCACCTCCTTCTCGCTGGCCTTGAGCGCCTGCACCCACGCCTGCGCCGCGGCCACCTTCTTGTCGGCCACCACCCGGACCAGCGCCGCGCGCCCGCTCAGGTACTCGTACTCGAACCGCGAGACGGTTATAGTCCCCTGCCGCCGGGGCGCCGCCGACGCCCTGGCCTGCATTGTGCTCTCCACGGCAGCCTTGAGCTTCTTCATTGCCGACGCCTCGGACGCCTTCGCCGCCTCCAGCTCCTTCACCGACTGCCTGATCCGCTCCTCGGCCGTGGCCATCTCCGCGGCGACGTTGTCGGCCTCTGCTAGCACGCACCGCTTCTCCAGCATGGTCAGCTCCTCCTCCTtgctcgccgcctcggtctcggCATGCAGCTGCTGCATCGCCGCCGTGAGGTTCGACACGATGGCCTTGGACCTCTCGTCGGCGGCCGTGACGGCCTCCATCTGGGCCCTCGCCTTGAGGAGCTTCGCGTTCAGCTGCTGCACCTGCGCGTCCGCGTTCTTCTCCTGCGCCTTGAGCCGGTCGATCTCCTGGACGACCCCCATGATCTCGGTCCGGGTGCGGTCCATGGAGGTCATGAACTGGAACGCCCCCGCCTTGATGCTCTCCAGCTCGTTCTTCGCCATGGACAGCTCGGCCTccgcggcctgcagcaacgcCCTGTCCTGCGCCTCTCCTTTCTTCTGTCTCGTGGTATCCTCCGCCGCCCCATCGTTCGGGACGTGGTGCTTCTCCATGGCGCGCACCAGCTCCATCTCGCCCTGCAGGACCTCCACGTCGGCGTTCGTGGCTTCCAGCTTCGCCTCCAGCTCCCTCGCGCGGCTCACCTCCCTGCGCGCCTCCTTCACCTTGGACCTCGCGGCCTCGATCTCCCGGGCGAACCGCTCTGCCTCGGCGACGTGCTGGGCCTCCAGCTCGCGGCGCTCCCGCTCGGCCTCGATGCGCGCGAGCTCCACCAGGACGTGCTCCTCGTTCGCCTCATCCACGCGCCGCTTCATCTCGTCGGCGGCCTGCAGGTTGGACTGGATCTTGCACACCGTCGCCACGACGTCGCTCTCGGCCTTGGCCTTGGCCTCCGCCGCGGACTTCACCTCCAGTTTCAGCTTGCGGAGCTCCCTCTTGACGCGCTCCAGCTCTTGCGACACCTCCGCGTACTGGGCCTCCTCGGCGCCATTCTTTCGTGTCCACGTTGCTTGCAGCCCTGACCTCTGGGACGTCGCCTTGGCCTTGGTCTGGTCGATTTGGCGCTCCAGCTCCTTGGCCATGGCTCGTGCTCTCGATAGCTCCGACTCGGCGCCGGCTCGCTCGTTATCCACTGACGCCTTCCGCTCGTTCAGCTTGTCCATGTCGGATTTCGCTCGTTGCTTCATTTCAGAGGACAGGTTCTGCATACAACAAGGTAGATATGAACTTAGTACTACAGTTAAACAGTACTCCAAGAAACAGGGAAGA from Triticum urartu cultivar G1812 chromosome 3, Tu2.1, whole genome shotgun sequence encodes:
- the LOC125544493 gene encoding protein PLASTID MOVEMENT IMPAIRED 2-like; amino-acid sequence: MEAAMDGGSVRATMSIFGESIGGRKADKNRAQENLSSEMKQRAKSDMDKLNERKASVDNERAGAESELSRARAMAKELERQIDQTKAKATSQRSGLQATWTRKNGAEEAQYAEVSQELERVKRELRKLKLEVKSAAEAKAKAESDVVATVCKIQSNLQAADEMKRRVDEANEEHVLVELARIEAERERRELEAQHVAEAERFAREIEAARSKVKEARREVSRARELEAKLEATNADVEVLQGEMELVRAMEKHHVPNDGAAEDTTRQKKGEAQDRALLQAAEAELSMAKNELESIKAGAFQFMTSMDRTRTEIMGVVQEIDRLKAQEKNADAQVQQLNAKLLKARAQMEAVTAADERSKAIVSNLTAAMQQLHAETEAASKEEELTMLEKRCVLAEADNVAAEMATAEERIRQSVKELEAAKASEASAMKKLKAAVESTMQARASAAPRRQGTITVSRFEYEYLSGRAALVRVVADKKVAAAQAWVQALKASEKEVAMRAEAAEREMREMGPREAQVASEAEKTAGEQKALEQELYDLNATAESVGLQCAYPRRRSSRVSATSKRSKGRRSSVSAANWNPKSPSFTIKRKKKMMPSLLKLIKEKRGGSDKSTN